In Streptomyces sp. NBC_01426, one genomic interval encodes:
- a CDS encoding glutamate--cysteine ligase: protein MRSVGVEEELLLVDATSGVPLALSGHVLEAADRSVGQRPKDDWEQGHTFERELAKEQVEFATKPVTDMGELAREIGRWRREAARHAQGVGAVVAALGTSPLPVEPSLNTGRRYQWVAEQFGLTAQEQLTCGCHIHVSVESDEEGVAVLDRMRPWLAVLTALSANSPFWQGQDTGYGSYRSRVWNRLPSAGPVDLFGSAEGYRSQVRAMVDSGVLHDEGMIWFDARLSAAYPTVEVRAADVCLDGSTPVVLAALVRGLVETASRSWRAGEPPAPVSTSLLRLAAWQAGRSGLEGALLHPATLRKTSPEEAVEALYRHVRDALRDHGDDALVSEGLGVLLREGNGARVQRELLRAGGDLAAVVTRCAEITVETAATV from the coding sequence ATGCGAAGTGTGGGCGTGGAAGAGGAACTGCTCCTGGTGGACGCCACCAGTGGTGTTCCACTGGCCCTGTCGGGGCACGTCCTGGAGGCGGCGGACCGGTCCGTCGGGCAACGCCCGAAGGACGACTGGGAGCAGGGCCACACCTTCGAGAGGGAGCTCGCCAAGGAGCAGGTCGAGTTCGCCACCAAGCCGGTCACGGACATGGGCGAGCTGGCGCGCGAGATCGGTCGATGGCGCAGGGAGGCCGCGCGACACGCGCAGGGGGTCGGCGCGGTCGTGGCCGCCCTGGGCACCTCGCCGCTGCCGGTGGAGCCCTCGTTGAACACCGGCCGCCGCTACCAGTGGGTGGCCGAGCAGTTCGGGCTGACGGCGCAGGAGCAGCTGACCTGCGGCTGCCACATCCACGTGTCGGTGGAGTCGGACGAAGAGGGCGTCGCGGTACTGGACCGGATGCGGCCCTGGCTCGCGGTCCTGACCGCGCTCAGCGCGAACTCGCCGTTCTGGCAGGGCCAGGACACCGGGTACGGGAGCTACCGGAGCCGGGTGTGGAACCGGCTGCCGTCCGCCGGTCCCGTGGACCTCTTCGGTTCGGCCGAGGGCTACCGCAGCCAGGTCCGGGCCATGGTCGACAGCGGCGTGCTCCACGACGAGGGGATGATCTGGTTCGACGCCCGACTGTCGGCCGCCTATCCCACCGTCGAGGTGAGGGCCGCGGACGTCTGCCTCGACGGGTCGACCCCGGTCGTGCTGGCCGCCCTCGTACGAGGGCTCGTCGAGACGGCGTCCCGGTCTTGGCGCGCCGGGGAACCGCCGGCCCCGGTCAGTACGAGCCTGCTGCGGCTGGCGGCCTGGCAGGCGGGACGCTCGGGCCTGGAAGGCGCCCTGCTGCATCCCGCGACCCTGCGCAAGACCTCACCCGAGGAGGCCGTCGAGGCCCTCTACCGGCACGTGCGCGACGCGCTGCGCGACCACGGGGACGACGCGCTGGTCAGCGAGGGCCTCGGGGTCCTGCTCCGGGAAGGCAACGGCGCGCGCGTGCAGCGCGAGCTGCTGCGCGCCGGAGGGGACCTGGCCGCGGTCGTCACCCGCTGTGCGGAGATCACCGTGGAGACCGCCGCCACGGTCTGA
- a CDS encoding DUF7691 family protein: MSSSLTVFQLDPEFTRAFVGSRDDEVIQAIHGEFGDEMARDDDGFSSAIASGAPTSAEALHALVYGGPFSESTQHAFQYGYAYKRLCTLTGSRLDNSWFCPFRGDWLEVVDEGLRALRITAISLAEFGRYRGFPSIVPSYDLPRCGEWTHDQCVEALAQFEETRREGHAPPLDPAVLGAVTEVVGWLRRAESARLRPAQARPGSAIVGFVS, from the coding sequence ATGAGTTCCTCCCTGACTGTCTTCCAGCTCGACCCCGAGTTCACCCGCGCCTTCGTCGGCTCCCGTGACGACGAGGTGATCCAGGCCATCCACGGCGAGTTCGGTGACGAGATGGCCAGAGACGACGATGGGTTCTCCTCCGCCATCGCGAGCGGCGCCCCGACGTCCGCCGAGGCGCTGCACGCGCTGGTGTACGGCGGGCCGTTCAGCGAGAGCACGCAGCACGCCTTCCAGTACGGCTACGCGTACAAGCGTCTGTGCACCCTCACTGGCTCGCGTCTCGACAACTCCTGGTTCTGCCCGTTCCGGGGCGACTGGCTGGAGGTCGTCGACGAGGGACTGCGGGCTCTGCGGATCACTGCGATATCGCTCGCGGAGTTCGGGCGGTACCGCGGGTTCCCCTCCATCGTCCCGTCGTACGACCTTCCGCGCTGCGGCGAGTGGACGCACGACCAGTGCGTGGAGGCCTTGGCGCAGTTCGAGGAGACCCGGCGGGAGGGCCATGCCCCGCCCCTGGACCCCGCCGTCCTCGGCGCCGTCACGGAAGTCGTCGGCTGGCTGCGTCGGGCGGAGTCGGCCCGGCTGCGCCCCGCCCAGGCGCGCCCCGGTTCCGCGATCGTGGGCTTCGTCTCCTAG
- a CDS encoding NUDIX hydrolase family protein: protein MSDTTETTPGWLTADELETARARMPILYVDAVPVRVDDSGEVTSIGLLLRIGPDGTVSRTLVSGRVLHHERVRDALLRHLEKDLGPVALPRVPASPQPFTVAEYFPTAGVTSYHDPRQHAVSLAYIVPVAGDCRPRQDALDLVWFSPQEAASQAVQSEMPGGHEVLLKQALAHVGLVY from the coding sequence ATGTCTGACACGACCGAGACCACGCCCGGCTGGCTGACCGCGGACGAACTGGAGACGGCTCGCGCGCGCATGCCGATCCTCTACGTGGACGCGGTGCCCGTGCGCGTGGACGACAGCGGCGAAGTCACCAGCATCGGACTGCTGCTGCGCATCGGTCCGGACGGAACGGTGAGCCGCACCCTGGTGTCCGGTCGCGTCCTGCACCACGAGCGGGTCCGTGACGCGTTGCTGCGCCATCTGGAGAAGGACCTCGGCCCGGTGGCCCTGCCTCGCGTTCCCGCCTCGCCCCAGCCCTTCACCGTCGCCGAGTACTTCCCCACGGCCGGCGTCACCTCGTACCACGACCCGCGCCAGCACGCGGTGTCCCTCGCCTACATCGTGCCGGTGGCCGGCGACTGCCGGCCCCGGCAGGACGCGCTGGACCTGGTCTGGTTCAGCCCGCAAGAGGCGGCCTCGCAGGCCGTGCAGAGCGAAATGCCGGGCGGGCACGAGGTGTTGCTGAAGCAGGCGCTCGCACACGTGGGCCTGGTCTACTGA
- a CDS encoding ribosome-inactivating family protein: protein MLKPVSFSVESASVDAYRLLALTIRSRAAKAQGFTRRVGHGEGRMRYLPVRIQLRGLFIELFIELRAQNAGLRIVGFRNTYEDGQAPPEAHFRHVRDSVAPPGIRRAEALPFAGGCSALERAADVRRASLTLGRRPMNNAVLWLHRNREPRRTAHGILVLSEMLCEAAGSPVVAEEMSRIWMTGGPLSAAPRAVA, encoded by the coding sequence ATGTTGAAACCCGTGTCGTTCTCCGTGGAGAGCGCATCGGTGGACGCGTACCGCCTTCTCGCCTTGACCATCCGGTCGAGAGCGGCGAAGGCTCAGGGGTTTACCAGACGGGTGGGGCACGGTGAAGGGAGGATGCGGTACCTTCCCGTACGCATTCAGCTGAGGGGTTTGTTCATCGAGCTCTTCATCGAGCTCCGGGCGCAGAACGCGGGTCTTCGCATCGTCGGATTCCGCAATACCTACGAGGACGGTCAGGCTCCACCGGAAGCCCATTTTCGTCATGTGCGGGACTCGGTCGCGCCACCGGGAATCCGCCGAGCGGAAGCCCTGCCGTTCGCCGGAGGGTGTTCCGCCCTGGAGAGGGCGGCGGACGTGAGGCGAGCGAGCCTCACCCTGGGGCGCCGCCCCATGAACAACGCGGTCCTCTGGTTGCACCGGAACAGGGAGCCGAGGCGCACCGCGCACGGGATCCTCGTGCTCTCGGAAATGCTCTGCGAGGCCGCCGGCTCCCCGGTCGTGGCGGAGGAGATGTCACGCATCTGGATGACCGGTGGGCCGCTCTCGGCCGCGCCGCGGGCCGTCGCGTAA